A genomic stretch from Flavobacterium humidisoli includes:
- a CDS encoding SusE domain-containing protein yields MKNIHKIIIAFIGVLAVSCNADAVDERPILDTVSAPEITAPATGQTYILDVDKAGEEAAKFTWSAAEYSTDVAVKYTLLIDKKGGDFTAAKTLAVTSSVTEASVLVKDLNQAAIDLGGQVEVASMYDVKISSSVSGAFPQVSKGLITISVTPYAGKVVYDFADWYLVGDATVSGWDNNKGNQILFRSGTNANEYTFTGYFKKGAFKAIKNLGSWAPMYGGSGGSLAYRGVESDPDPANIEITADGYYRFTMDVEKLTYKLTPYDASAAVTYSTIGIVGSVIDENWSETIPMVKSSFNAHVWSLGVTSLKDGEMKFKANNSWDVSWGGKTPFSGISTGDNTPVAKSKYVIYFNDLDGSYLMIPNQ; encoded by the coding sequence ATGAAAAATATACATAAAATTATAATCGCATTTATTGGTGTACTTGCGGTATCATGTAATGCTGATGCTGTAGATGAAAGACCAATTCTAGACACTGTTTCGGCGCCAGAAATTACTGCACCTGCAACAGGACAAACTTATATTTTGGATGTTGACAAGGCTGGTGAAGAAGCTGCTAAATTTACATGGTCAGCAGCAGAATACTCTACAGATGTTGCCGTAAAATATACTTTATTAATTGATAAAAAAGGTGGTGATTTTACTGCTGCTAAAACTCTTGCAGTTACAAGCAGTGTTACAGAGGCATCAGTTCTAGTTAAAGATTTAAACCAAGCTGCAATTGATTTAGGTGGACAAGTAGAAGTTGCTTCAATGTATGATGTGAAAATTTCATCAAGCGTATCTGGAGCATTTCCTCAGGTTTCAAAAGGTTTAATTACAATTAGTGTTACTCCTTATGCAGGAAAAGTTGTTTATGACTTTGCAGATTGGTATTTAGTTGGTGATGCTACTGTTTCAGGCTGGGATAATAACAAAGGAAATCAAATTTTATTTAGAAGCGGAACTAATGCTAATGAATATACTTTTACAGGATACTTTAAAAAGGGAGCTTTCAAAGCTATTAAAAACTTAGGAAGCTGGGCTCCAATGTATGGAGGATCTGGCGGCTCTTTAGCTTACAGAGGGGTAGAATCTGATCCTGATCCTGCAAATATTGAGATCACTGCTGATGGATATTACAGATTTACAATGGATGTAGAAAAATTAACTTATAAGTTAACTCCTTATGATGCTTCTGCCGCAGTAACATATTCGACAATTGGTATTGTTGGAAGTGTGATTGATGAAAACTGGAGTGAAACAATACCAATGGTAAAATCTTCTTTCAATGCTCACGTTTGGTCTCTTGGAGTAACTTCATTAAAAGATGGTGAAATGAAATTTAAAGCAAATAATTCATGGGATGTTTCTTGGGGAGGAAAAACACCTTTCTCAGGTATAAGTACGGGTGATAATACACCAGTAGCAAAATCTAAATATGTTATTTATTTCAACGATTTAGACGGAAGTTATCTTATGATTCCTAATCAATAA